ACAAGGGTATTCTCAATTTCGAAATCATCTAGGTAGACTTTGTGCCTTCCCTGTTCGTTATCGAAACAGAAACCTTGCCCCTCGAATCCAATTTCATAAATTCCGGCCTTAAACCTGACATACTCTCTATCATGATTTGCATATTCAGCTGATTTAATTTCTTTGCTATAGGGAGGAAAAAGAGGATTATGTCCTAATATGTATTTTATATCTGTAAGTAGCAATTCTTGGTGTTGTTGCTCGTGATTTAAACCCAAAACAAAGATATCAACAAGATTTTGTGTCAAAAATTCCGCATCCAAAAATTCGATCATATGCTTGTCAACGTATCGTCGGTAATTATAGATGTCTGCTACTGATGGCCTGCTGAGATTACCTCGGTCCGTTCGAATCACCCGAGAACCTATTGTTTCGTAATAGCTGTTGAAAACGAAGTTGTATTCGTCATCAAAGACTTGATAATTCGGTAAGTGGGGAATCAATATAAAGGTTTCAAAAAACCATGTAGTATGCCCAAGATGCCATTTTGGAGGACTAACATCAGCCATTGGCTGAACGACATAGTCCTCAATTTCCAACGGCCGGCAAAGTTCCTCAGAATAGCCTCTTACAGTGAGATATTTTGCATATAACACTTGTTTTTCTGGCAATACGCTAACTGCTAAATTTATATTTTTCATAAACGATTATAATTACGCTACCCTCCAAATGGAATCCACAAACCAACCTTTGTTATCATTTAAATTTACCAACAGTTCAAATCCGGCCAAAGAAGAAAGACGTTGAATTTCCTCAAGCGAATATTTCTGTGAAATCTCCATGTCAATCAATTCATTTTCCTTAAAAAAAATAGAATCTCGTTTAATGTGTACATACTGGTTGGTTAAACTAACTAGAAAGCTTCTACAAGCGCCAGAAATAGGATCATAAGTTTGGTAATGCTGAAAATATCGTGTATCGAAGTTTGCGCCTAGTTCCCGATTTATACGGTGAAGTAAATTAATATTGAATGCAGAAGTAATTCCAGATTTATCATTATATGCAGAGAGGATGGTGTGAGGATTTTTTTTTAAGTCAAAACCTATAATAAATAAATCTCCGGGACTCAATCTACGACGAATTTCAGCACAAAACAGTTGTGCTTCTTCCACATCCATGTTGCCAATGTTTCCCCCTAAAAATAAAACTACTTTTCGACGTTCGGATATTTTCATTGCCTCATTCAGCATCTCAAAATATTCACCCTCTAGAGGAACAGTATCTAAGTTTGGAATTTCTTCGGATAATTTTTCACACAATACCGTAAGGATATTGCCTGATATATCTATTGGCATGTAGGAATAATCGATATCACTTTTGCTAAGATGTCTTAATAAATGACTCGATTTAAGCGCATCACCAGCTCCCAGTTCAATGAGGTCGAAAGCAGAATAGTCAGCGGAGATGAGCTCAGCCATCTCCAATGTTCTCTTGCTAAAAATCTCGAGTTCACAGTCTGTTAGGTAATATTCCGGCATTTGCATAATGTCCTG
The genomic region above belongs to Sphingobacterium zeae and contains:
- the egtB gene encoding ergothioneine biosynthesis protein EgtB encodes the protein MKNINLAVSVLPEKQVLYAKYLTVRGYSEELCRPLEIEDYVVQPMADVSPPKWHLGHTTWFFETFILIPHLPNYQVFDDEYNFVFNSYYETIGSRVIRTDRGNLSRPSVADIYNYRRYVDKHMIEFLDAEFLTQNLVDIFVLGLNHEQQHQELLLTDIKYILGHNPLFPPYSKEIKSAEYANHDREYVRFKAGIYEIGFEGQGFCFDNEQGRHKVYLDDFEIENTLVTNKQYLDFIQAGGYSDFQFWHAEGWDWVKKHQAQAPLYWHLIDGKWMIYTLNGLMDIYLEAAVCHINFYEAAAYASWRGMRLPTEAEWEVSADHISWGERWEWTNSAYLPYPRFKKEAGAVGEYNGKFMINQMVLRGASIATPKGHSRKTYRNFFQTAHQWQFTGIRLAR
- a CDS encoding L-histidine N(alpha)-methyltransferase yields the protein MSLQVDSVVKEIENYEGNFHKDVIEGLNTYPKKLYSKYFYDPIGDRLFQDIMQMPEYYLTDCELEIFSKRTLEMAELISADYSAFDLIELGAGDALKSSHLLRHLSKSDIDYSYMPIDISGNILTVLCEKLSEEIPNLDTVPLEGEYFEMLNEAMKISERRKVVLFLGGNIGNMDVEEAQLFCAEIRRRLSPGDLFIIGFDLKKNPHTILSAYNDKSGITSAFNINLLHRINRELGANFDTRYFQHYQTYDPISGACRSFLVSLTNQYVHIKRDSIFFKENELIDMEISQKYSLEEIQRLSSLAGFELLVNLNDNKGWFVDSIWRVA